A window from Sulfuricurvum sp. encodes these proteins:
- the napG gene encoding ferredoxin-type protein NapG has product MKNSPSNDRRRFLLSIARGIGLSAMGALVWSAYVGEVKAAPLILRPPGALKEEEFIKNCIKCGLCVEACPYDTLKLAKPGDNLPMGTPYFTPRTTPCYMCSDVPCVPVCPSGALNEPSVSSYVNAHAKLDINKARMGLAVIDKESCIATWGIQCDACYRACPLMGQAITIEYSKNERTGKHAFLVPIVHTDVCTGCGMCEHACVTQKAAIYVLPRALAMGEAGNHYIKGWDPKDEQRLESVKKEVPHESTKTKLSEKSALDSLNDESGL; this is encoded by the coding sequence ATGAAAAATTCTCCTTCAAACGATCGTCGCCGCTTTCTCCTCTCCATTGCGAGAGGAATCGGGCTCAGTGCGATGGGTGCGTTGGTATGGAGTGCCTATGTGGGTGAGGTAAAAGCCGCTCCGTTGATTTTACGCCCTCCGGGTGCGTTAAAAGAAGAAGAGTTCATCAAAAACTGCATTAAATGCGGATTGTGCGTGGAAGCGTGTCCTTATGATACGCTTAAACTGGCGAAGCCAGGGGATAACCTTCCTATGGGAACCCCCTACTTCACCCCACGTACGACACCGTGCTATATGTGCAGCGATGTTCCCTGTGTTCCGGTATGTCCGAGCGGTGCACTCAATGAACCTTCGGTCAGCAGTTATGTTAATGCACATGCCAAGCTCGATATCAATAAAGCCCGTATGGGACTGGCGGTTATCGATAAAGAATCATGTATTGCGACATGGGGTATCCAGTGTGACGCATGTTATCGTGCCTGCCCTTTAATGGGTCAAGCCATTACGATCGAATACTCTAAAAATGAGCGGACGGGAAAACATGCGTTTCTCGTCCCCATTGTACATACAGATGTCTGCACCGGATGCGGTATGTGTGAACATGCCTGTGTCACTCAAAAAGCAGCGATTTACGTTTTACCAAGAGCATTAGCGATGGGGGAAGCGGGAAATCATTACATCAAAGGATGGGATCCTAAAGATGAACAACGTCTTGAAAGTGTCAAGAAAGAAGTTCCGCATGAGTCCACCAAAACCAAATTAAGTGAAAAAAGTGCCCTTGATTCACTCAATGACGAAAGTGGGCTGTGA